A single Saccharolobus shibatae B12 DNA region contains:
- a CDS encoding FAD-dependent oxidoreductase: MSKKIVIIGGGIAGLGIANTLVEKVKDKAEITVINKEDFYFAGPSRPLLLTNEQEYGRIIRGYEMVGKKGINVKVGNVYKIDPENRRVYLSESSMGIKNEPITYDYLVLAPGIVFDGSSINGYEKYWYKNTTVYDPGRVNVLKNRLWNENEGSIVVYAPKAPYRCAPAPTETVLLAHTVLTHRKVREKFKIIHIDANDMTQPPFIADIVKEIYDKAGIQLVTGQEIIEIGEDYVVTKSGEKYKFTILALLEPNRAPRFVEEAGLGSPFVEIRSPLDLRHPKYDDILAAGDAAKLPFPKNQEIAFESSLFAANKILEMEGISESVPVQYAFVGWAYMGNLEGKLETISLQFQMDLTVQPPKPAKDPQLKRDYTLQKDRWEQAYLGKLFGYS; this comes from the coding sequence ATGTCTAAAAAGATTGTAATAATAGGTGGTGGAATAGCTGGACTGGGAATTGCAAATACTTTAGTCGAAAAGGTAAAAGACAAGGCTGAAATAACAGTAATAAATAAGGAAGACTTCTATTTTGCCGGGCCTAGTAGACCATTATTATTAACTAACGAACAGGAATACGGTAGAATAATTAGAGGATATGAAATGGTTGGAAAGAAGGGTATAAATGTTAAGGTAGGGAACGTTTACAAGATCGATCCGGAAAATAGGAGGGTTTATCTTTCAGAATCCTCAATGGGTATTAAGAATGAGCCTATCACTTACGACTACCTCGTTTTAGCCCCCGGTATAGTATTTGATGGTTCTTCAATAAACGGTTACGAGAAGTATTGGTATAAGAACACTACAGTCTACGACCCTGGAAGAGTTAACGTTTTGAAAAATAGGCTGTGGAATGAAAATGAGGGTAGTATAGTAGTTTACGCTCCCAAAGCTCCTTATAGATGTGCACCAGCTCCAACTGAGACTGTCTTATTAGCACATACTGTACTAACACATAGAAAGGTTAGGGAGAAGTTCAAGATAATTCACATAGACGCTAATGATATGACACAACCACCATTTATAGCAGACATCGTTAAGGAAATTTACGATAAGGCTGGAATACAGTTAGTTACTGGACAAGAGATTATTGAAATCGGTGAGGATTACGTAGTTACTAAATCTGGTGAAAAGTATAAATTTACAATATTAGCATTGTTAGAACCAAATAGGGCTCCTAGATTTGTGGAAGAAGCTGGATTGGGTTCCCCATTTGTTGAGATTAGGTCGCCTCTAGATTTGAGACATCCTAAGTATGATGACATATTGGCAGCTGGTGACGCAGCTAAACTGCCTTTCCCCAAGAACCAAGAAATCGCTTTCGAGAGCTCACTATTCGCTGCTAACAAGATCTTAGAAATGGAAGGAATATCGGAGAGTGTTCCAGTGCAATATGCCTTCGTTGGCTGGGCTTACATGGGCAATTTGGAGGGTAAACTGGAGACGATAAGCTTGCAATTCCAAATGGACTTAACTGTACAACCGCCAAAGCCCGCTAAGGATCCGCAATTAAAGAGGGACTACACTTTGCAGAAGGATAGATGGGAACAAGCTTACTTAGGGAAGCTATTTGGTTATAGCTGA
- a CDS encoding ADP-ribose-binding protein, translated as MYKNQYGLEIHLIKGDITEVEADAIVNAANSYLQHGGGVAYTIVKKGGYVIQKESDKYVEKHGPVPVGEVAVTSAGKLKAKYVIHAVGPRYGIESEDKLESAISKSLLKADELSLNSIALPAISTGIYGYPYEICARIMASVLRNYKPVTLRKVIVCLYSQDAYDVFKEVFDSILKS; from the coding sequence ATGTATAAGAACCAATACGGCCTCGAGATTCACTTAATCAAAGGTGATATAACTGAAGTTGAGGCTGATGCCATAGTTAACGCTGCCAACTCCTATTTACAACATGGTGGTGGAGTAGCTTATACAATAGTCAAAAAGGGAGGTTACGTAATACAGAAGGAGAGTGACAAATACGTCGAAAAACACGGACCAGTTCCGGTTGGGGAAGTTGCCGTTACTAGTGCGGGGAAGTTAAAGGCTAAATACGTTATTCACGCAGTGGGTCCAAGATATGGAATTGAGAGTGAAGATAAACTTGAATCCGCGATTTCCAAATCGTTACTGAAGGCTGACGAGCTTTCATTAAACTCTATTGCATTACCAGCAATTTCAACTGGAATTTACGGTTATCCATATGAAATATGCGCTAGAATTATGGCCAGTGTCCTTAGGAATTACAAGCCAGTAACCTTAAGAAAAGTCATAGTCTGCCTTTACTCTCAAGACGCATATGACGTTTTTAAGGAGGTTTTTGATTCCATTCTGAAAAGCTAA
- a CDS encoding sterol desaturase family protein, which translates to MMFIDYVGIAALTFVGMEFVARLMHKYVMHGLLWFLHEDHHNEKQTEFEKNDLFGLIFAIIALYFFFLGIKGDYMALSMAFGMTGYGVAYFFIHDMVIHDRHLHLRSWGLKRRPFRDLILVHDIHHKEGEGNWGFLFIIKGLDKVPTMKDESG; encoded by the coding sequence ATGATGTTTATAGACTATGTCGGAATTGCGGCACTAACGTTTGTAGGTATGGAATTCGTAGCGAGGTTAATGCATAAGTACGTGATGCACGGTTTACTATGGTTTCTGCACGAGGATCATCATAACGAAAAGCAGACTGAATTTGAGAAAAACGACTTGTTCGGTTTAATATTCGCCATAATTGCGCTCTATTTCTTCTTCTTAGGCATAAAAGGGGATTACATGGCTTTGAGCATGGCATTCGGTATGACTGGTTATGGAGTAGCCTACTTTTTCATTCACGATATGGTAATTCACGATAGACATTTACATCTCAGATCTTGGGGTTTAAAGCGGAGACCTTTTAGAGATTTAATATTAGTTCACGATATACACCATAAGGAAGGAGAAGGCAACTGGGGATTTCTATTCATTATTAAGGGCTTGGATAAGGTTCCAACAATGAAGGATGAATCGGGATGA
- a CDS encoding lycopene cyclase domain-containing protein: protein MIDSIIFFPTLILSLFVKRNYVNLLKSIVIVSPLYLFWDFLATWRDSWSFNPKYVIGIYIIDLPIEEVMFFLVTPFATLLIFDFIRNKVRDAEIKWIPKTIGISIPLLSLSLPFVYTYSYTFIDLIYLIMSLTISLLIARDLLISRNFWIFIGLSYIPFLVFDYFLTSDPIVVYGPHSILGIRFITIPIEDFIYSFSMITLYTLFYKRGNRLWMRQR, encoded by the coding sequence ATGATAGACTCGATAATTTTCTTTCCAACCTTAATCCTTTCACTGTTCGTGAAAAGAAATTACGTGAATCTATTGAAATCCATTGTCATAGTTTCTCCACTTTACTTATTTTGGGACTTTCTGGCTACATGGAGAGATTCGTGGAGTTTTAATCCTAAGTATGTAATAGGAATTTACATAATTGACTTGCCCATAGAAGAAGTAATGTTTTTCCTCGTAACTCCTTTTGCTACACTTTTAATATTCGATTTCATTAGGAATAAAGTTAGGGACGCAGAAATAAAGTGGATTCCGAAAACGATAGGTATTTCAATTCCTCTATTATCGCTTTCCCTTCCATTTGTCTACACTTATTCTTATACATTTATAGATTTAATTTACTTAATAATGAGTCTTACAATCTCTCTCTTGATTGCGAGAGATTTATTAATATCTAGAAATTTTTGGATCTTTATAGGACTTAGCTACATCCCCTTCCTAGTATTCGACTATTTCCTAACTTCAGATCCAATCGTAGTATATGGACCACATAGTATTTTAGGGATTAGATTTATCACAATTCCAATTGAAGATTTCATCTACTCCTTCTCTATGATCACACTATATACATTATTTTACAAAAGAGGTAATAGATTATGGATGAGACAGAGATAG
- a CDS encoding AAA family ATPase, translated as MLVIYFDFKPKETKEDLFDREEELKKLLSSKDESIMLLTGIRRIGKTSLLKVFLNESKLPYALVDVRYPLTSYRSLYTIFSNLLSQLNRKRKIVDVLKYVKGISLFGIDISLSWDPKNRPSLLEIMDKVDESGKVIIAFDEAQNLRGKLANEFLSILAHCYDYCKNVTFILTGSEIGLLYDFLKIDDPSSPLYGRHLEEIRLNKFSNEQSLEFLREGFRQANISPNESVLEYVVSKLDGIVGWLTEFGYRCVKIGEVKREIVDEVLEIASRLAMEELSHFSKDYVIVIEAIAKGYKRWSELKRYLEDKKKRVVYDAELKKYLDKLEKRGYVVKKESREYDLADPVLKNALA; from the coding sequence GTGTTAGTAATTTACTTCGACTTTAAACCTAAAGAAACTAAGGAGGACTTATTCGATAGGGAAGAAGAACTCAAGAAACTATTGTCATCCAAAGATGAGTCAATAATGTTACTCACTGGAATAAGAAGAATCGGAAAAACATCACTTCTCAAAGTATTCTTAAATGAGAGCAAGTTACCTTATGCATTAGTCGATGTTAGATATCCTTTAACTTCCTATAGGTCACTTTACACAATATTTTCAAATTTACTATCTCAGCTAAATAGAAAGAGAAAGATAGTTGATGTTTTAAAATACGTAAAGGGAATTTCCCTCTTCGGTATAGACATATCGTTGTCATGGGATCCTAAGAATAGACCATCCCTTTTAGAAATAATGGATAAAGTTGACGAAAGCGGAAAAGTAATTATAGCCTTTGATGAGGCTCAGAATTTAAGGGGAAAGTTAGCTAACGAATTTCTCTCAATTTTAGCCCATTGTTATGACTACTGTAAAAACGTTACGTTTATTCTCACGGGAAGTGAGATTGGATTATTATACGACTTCTTGAAAATAGATGACCCCTCATCACCACTTTATGGTAGGCATCTTGAGGAGATTAGGTTAAACAAGTTTAGTAACGAGCAATCGTTGGAGTTCTTGAGAGAGGGATTTAGACAAGCTAACATTTCACCTAATGAAAGCGTTTTGGAATATGTTGTAAGTAAGCTTGACGGTATTGTTGGCTGGTTAACGGAATTTGGTTATAGGTGTGTAAAGATTGGAGAAGTAAAGAGGGAGATAGTTGATGAGGTATTGGAAATCGCGAGTAGACTTGCAATGGAGGAATTGAGTCACTTCTCGAAGGATTATGTTATTGTTATAGAAGCAATTGCTAAGGGGTATAAGAGGTGGAGTGAGCTAAAGAGGTATTTAGAGGATAAGAAGAAAAGGGTAGTTTACGACGCTGAGTTGAAGAAGTACTTGGATAAGCTTGAAAAGAGGGGTTATGTTGTAAAGAAGGAAAGTAGGGAATATGATTTAGCAGATCCCGTGTTAAAAAATGCATTAGCTTAA
- a CDS encoding PIG-L deacetylase family protein encodes MKVLIVAPHPDDETLCCGGTIQIFKEMGYEVNVVIITDGRYGSSDERLRGSMELVEIRRQEALRASKILGVDNVTFLNFEDSKVSEREKEVEDALKSLMGDAVFSPIRFDNHADHSTIGKIVEKIFPNAYFYIIWGSFQGGWKEIRFDIKRYKEVKLRALQEYKSQIGGLPLEKFTGDYEVFWVKEVLKESNNYNVKI; translated from the coding sequence ATGAAAGTGTTAATTGTGGCACCACATCCAGATGACGAGACCTTGTGTTGTGGTGGTACTATTCAAATCTTTAAGGAAATGGGTTACGAGGTAAATGTTGTTATAATAACTGATGGGAGATATGGTTCCTCTGACGAGAGGTTAAGGGGAAGTATGGAATTAGTTGAGATTAGGAGACAAGAGGCTTTAAGGGCTAGTAAAATTTTAGGTGTAGATAATGTTACATTTTTGAACTTTGAGGACTCTAAGGTTAGCGAGAGGGAAAAAGAGGTTGAAGATGCTTTAAAGAGCTTAATGGGTGACGCTGTCTTTTCTCCTATACGTTTTGATAATCACGCTGACCACTCTACTATTGGAAAAATCGTGGAGAAAATTTTTCCAAATGCCTATTTTTACATTATTTGGGGATCATTTCAAGGAGGATGGAAAGAAATAAGATTTGATATTAAACGCTATAAGGAGGTTAAGTTGAGAGCATTGCAAGAGTATAAGAGTCAAATTGGCGGTTTACCTTTAGAGAAATTTACTGGAGATTATGAGGTTTTTTGGGTTAAAGAGGTTTTAAAAGAAAGTAACAATTATAACGTAAAAATTTAA
- a CDS encoding phytoene/squalene synthase family protein, translating into MVQKLNEIFKKGSITYYNSSYFFPPKVREDVTKLYAFVRVFDDLVDSVPQKVEEFYNLRKLYYLEKSGYDTRNIVLQNFVELSMRKGFDDSWVEAFLNAMESDIYKKVYYTIDELLKYMYGSAEVVGLFMMKILDLPSESMHYARMLGRAMQFLNFLRDIQEDLYLGRQYLPVEDMEKFGIDRMECNEAFKGFIRYEINRYFEFEMEAEEGFRYIPARYLVPIKTASEMYKWTALRIRKFPCIVLSKKIKPRRRKIVVTAIKNFAGVYLWRFLNLIM; encoded by the coding sequence ATGGTTCAAAAACTCAATGAGATCTTTAAGAAGGGAAGCATTACATATTACAACAGCTCCTATTTCTTCCCACCGAAGGTTAGGGAAGACGTGACCAAACTCTATGCCTTCGTGAGAGTATTTGACGATCTTGTGGATTCTGTTCCACAAAAAGTCGAGGAATTTTACAATTTGAGGAAACTCTATTACTTGGAGAAAAGCGGTTATGATACCAGAAATATTGTATTACAAAATTTCGTTGAATTATCTATGAGAAAGGGATTTGATGATAGTTGGGTAGAGGCTTTCCTAAACGCAATGGAGAGTGACATATATAAGAAGGTCTATTATACAATTGACGAACTCTTAAAGTACATGTATGGCTCTGCTGAAGTAGTAGGCTTGTTCATGATGAAGATCCTAGACTTACCAAGTGAATCAATGCATTACGCTAGAATGCTTGGTAGAGCAATGCAGTTTCTGAACTTCTTAAGAGATATCCAAGAGGATTTATATCTAGGCAGGCAATATTTACCCGTTGAGGATATGGAGAAATTTGGAATTGACAGAATGGAGTGTAACGAAGCTTTTAAGGGATTTATAAGATATGAAATAAACCGTTACTTTGAATTTGAAATGGAAGCCGAAGAGGGATTTAGGTACATACCAGCTAGATATTTAGTTCCTATAAAGACAGCTTCAGAAATGTATAAGTGGACTGCGTTAAGAATAAGGAAATTTCCATGTATCGTATTGTCAAAAAAGATTAAACCTAGAAGAAGGAAGATAGTAGTTACAGCAATAAAGAACTTTGCTGGTGTCTATTTGTGGAGGTTCTTAAACCTGATTATGTGA
- a CDS encoding DODA-type extradiol aromatic ring-opening family dioxygenase, whose amino-acid sequence MISFILVAPHGDEIIDPKEGKLSLLNKAMREAASLVEADEYIVITPHNIRIDDHMAVILTQYAEGKLGKIKRKYLCDRGLAYEIYERAKWKGLPVVGVNFGALEGKESKIALDWGSLIPLYFLKRRRIVLLTPARGVKREILREFGVVIGEVLRDHRKRIGVIVSADHAHTHDPKGPYGYSEYAAVYDSMIVDIFKNERFEDLMKIDDKVVSEAKPDSYWQLLVMLGILESSCNRYSVKMMVYQVPSYFGMMVALLN is encoded by the coding sequence GTGATAAGCTTTATTTTAGTAGCACCTCATGGAGATGAGATAATTGATCCAAAAGAAGGAAAATTATCGTTGTTAAATAAGGCAATGAGGGAAGCTGCAAGTTTAGTTGAGGCTGATGAATACATCGTAATTACTCCCCATAATATAAGAATTGATGATCACATGGCGGTAATATTAACACAATACGCTGAAGGAAAGCTGGGTAAAATCAAGAGAAAGTACCTTTGTGATAGGGGATTGGCTTACGAAATATATGAAAGAGCAAAATGGAAGGGTCTACCAGTGGTTGGTGTTAATTTCGGGGCTTTAGAAGGAAAGGAGTCAAAGATCGCGCTGGATTGGGGGTCATTGATTCCTCTTTACTTCTTGAAAAGAAGGAGAATTGTATTGTTGACTCCAGCTAGGGGGGTTAAAAGGGAGATACTGAGAGAGTTTGGAGTAGTAATTGGTGAAGTTTTAAGAGATCATAGAAAGAGGATTGGCGTAATAGTTAGTGCGGATCACGCTCATACTCACGATCCAAAGGGACCTTACGGTTATTCAGAATACGCTGCGGTTTACGATTCCATGATTGTAGATATTTTCAAGAACGAAAGATTTGAGGATCTGATGAAGATTGATGATAAAGTTGTTAGTGAAGCGAAGCCCGATAGCTATTGGCAATTGCTCGTAATGCTCGGAATTCTTGAGAGTAGTTGTAATAGGTATAGCGTTAAGATGATGGTATATCAAGTCCCAAGCTATTTTGGGATGATGGTTGCTCTACTCAACTAA
- a CDS encoding dipeptidase, whose translation MKLIDLHEDLAYSNQVGIDVIEGERQSSIKMLKEFDSLIFASIFPHVDTLDERSEELTALYGNPTRSTNFSLELFLDQVKFYYYLERKGMVKIVRSGNDVEPRGVKLLLSLEGADVLRDYSDLYLLKELHVYNLGLTWNYDNKFASSCMSKKDYGLTSEGEELVKLANRLGIIIDLAHAGKRTVLDVTSISKKPVIDSHTNFTRLKQHKRNLDDEEIEAIVKTKGVMGITAIISTLKEATINGLVESIKYLGESFGWEYVAIGTDFLGIGETPKGFENILKVKELAKAIEGYEEEVLWKNAFRVIKENLSSSG comes from the coding sequence ATGAAGTTAATAGACCTTCACGAGGATCTAGCCTACTCAAACCAAGTGGGGATTGATGTAATTGAAGGTGAAAGACAGTCCAGCATAAAAATGCTTAAAGAGTTCGACTCGTTAATTTTTGCCTCAATCTTCCCACACGTTGATACTTTAGACGAGAGGAGTGAGGAATTAACTGCCCTTTATGGAAATCCCACTAGGTCAACGAATTTTTCTCTTGAATTATTTTTAGATCAAGTGAAGTTTTACTATTATCTAGAGAGAAAAGGTATGGTGAAAATTGTGAGAAGCGGTAATGACGTTGAGCCTCGAGGTGTTAAATTGCTATTGTCATTGGAAGGTGCTGATGTTTTAAGGGATTATAGCGACCTATATCTTTTAAAAGAACTTCACGTTTACAATTTAGGTTTAACTTGGAATTACGATAATAAGTTCGCGTCGTCTTGTATGTCCAAGAAGGATTACGGACTGACTTCAGAGGGAGAGGAGCTAGTTAAATTAGCCAATAGGCTAGGAATAATAATAGATCTGGCCCATGCTGGTAAGAGGACTGTTTTAGATGTCACTTCAATTTCTAAAAAACCAGTAATCGATTCCCATACCAACTTCACCAGACTGAAGCAACACAAGAGAAATCTGGATGATGAGGAGATAGAGGCTATCGTTAAGACTAAGGGTGTCATGGGAATTACGGCGATAATATCCACTTTAAAGGAGGCAACAATTAATGGACTAGTTGAGAGTATAAAATATTTAGGAGAATCGTTCGGTTGGGAATACGTTGCCATTGGCACTGACTTCCTGGGGATTGGCGAAACACCTAAGGGATTTGAGAACATTTTAAAGGTTAAAGAATTGGCTAAGGCAATAGAAGGGTATGAGGAAGAAGTCTTATGGAAAAACGCTTTTAGAGTAATAAAAGAAAATTTATCTTCTTCTGGCTAA
- a CDS encoding glycosyltransferase family 4 protein, translated as MNVLAVVDFGLNEKTGGYKRNLEIMKRLPRYVNVDVIPSLRNVRLYSFRRDLISLLETLNSTPDYVIELLEKSSNVEEFINRLKTKKRYDIAVVYSNSSENVELARRITSAPIGVQLQLEPFYENVRTLFKIKFRGVTGRAVKKFKEAIEESKSEEMKWKKLIERGDLNFAISVSKVPLINSGLDKLLSYRVTKPGNAFDEYLLKFRRERDKEDYAVYFTRLMPEKGLFEIPLIWKKLRRDIKLYVMGQFVDESDKDSFLSLVKRLDVNVEYVGFKENEDLFKIVAKAMFTVYPSHYDSFSLVVLESLALGTPVFAYDTLALREIYGSVKGVHLAREDDVKGLAELISNFKGEEVPIPIEYSSWDKVAKAELEDIKAFVKM; from the coding sequence ATGAACGTTTTAGCGGTTGTGGACTTTGGACTTAACGAAAAGACAGGTGGATATAAGAGAAATCTTGAGATCATGAAGAGGTTACCAAGGTATGTAAACGTAGACGTAATCCCCTCTTTGCGAAACGTTAGGCTTTACTCATTTAGGAGGGATTTAATCTCCTTACTAGAAACCTTAAACTCAACTCCAGATTACGTCATTGAACTATTAGAAAAGAGCAGTAACGTTGAGGAGTTCATAAACCGCTTAAAAACGAAAAAGAGATACGATATCGCAGTGGTTTATAGTAATTCATCGGAAAACGTTGAATTAGCTAGGAGAATAACTTCAGCACCTATAGGAGTTCAACTACAATTAGAACCCTTTTATGAAAATGTGAGAACGCTTTTCAAAATAAAATTTAGGGGAGTAACTGGTAGGGCTGTTAAGAAGTTTAAGGAAGCAATAGAGGAATCTAAAAGTGAAGAAATGAAGTGGAAAAAACTAATAGAGAGAGGTGACTTGAACTTCGCTATTTCCGTAAGTAAAGTTCCCTTAATTAATTCCGGTCTGGATAAGCTCTTAAGCTATAGGGTTACAAAACCCGGTAACGCCTTTGATGAGTATTTACTGAAGTTTAGGAGAGAAAGGGATAAGGAAGATTACGCCGTATACTTTACAAGGCTCATGCCGGAAAAGGGACTTTTTGAAATTCCCTTGATTTGGAAGAAATTAAGGAGAGATATTAAGCTTTACGTTATGGGACAATTTGTGGATGAAAGCGATAAGGATTCCTTCTTATCCTTAGTTAAGAGACTTGACGTAAACGTTGAATATGTTGGCTTTAAGGAAAATGAGGATCTTTTCAAAATCGTAGCGAAGGCCATGTTTACAGTCTACCCTTCACATTACGATAGTTTCTCCCTTGTCGTGCTTGAGTCTCTAGCGCTAGGAACTCCGGTCTTTGCTTACGATACTCTAGCCTTGAGGGAAATATACGGGAGCGTTAAGGGAGTTCATTTGGCGAGGGAAGATGACGTAAAGGGTTTGGCTGAATTAATATCGAACTTCAAGGGAGAGGAAGTGCCAATTCCCATTGAATATTCCTCTTGGGATAAGGTAGCTAAGGCTGAGTTAGAAGATATAAAAGCTTTTGTGAAGATGTAA
- a CDS encoding phytoene desaturase family protein, with protein MKAVVVGAGIGGISTAILLKKVFEEVTVLEKNSIPGGRARYFSAGEYRFDMGPSWYLMPEIFEEFFSEIGQVSHPIERIKPPVKVIESKFLEKQYGEFTGDDIDERYLYKVKTFYDFSKNFIKKEMTLLDFLNKEVITNLSALLNTLDNFNSMYFKDSLIRKAMGFSSVFIGGSPFKVPAVYAMINYAIYHQGVFYPHKGFEGYVKKLYEIATKMGVQFKFSFQVNKVKIDGNKVVEVSSDSEKERGDVFIFNMDYFYADSLLPEEYKVIIKGRRYKLSPSAILAYIGIEDKLDLPHHTVVINGNWREHFESIERNSLPSIENTSYYVSYRAATDKEARDLVILIPVGTGTSISKELVDAIIRDLEVKIGSKIKANYLRVYGPEDFKRDYNAFEGAAFGLAHTLDQTGPFRLPMKNTKLKNLYYVGQYTQPGIGVPMVTLSAMIVSKKILNELS; from the coding sequence ATGAAGGCAGTTGTAGTAGGTGCGGGGATAGGAGGCATTTCTACTGCTATACTGCTCAAAAAGGTATTTGAAGAAGTGACGGTACTAGAAAAAAACTCCATCCCAGGTGGAAGAGCGAGGTATTTTTCAGCTGGTGAATATAGGTTCGATATGGGCCCTTCTTGGTATTTAATGCCTGAGATCTTTGAGGAATTCTTTTCTGAAATAGGGCAAGTATCGCATCCGATAGAAAGAATTAAACCTCCAGTTAAGGTCATCGAAAGTAAGTTTTTGGAAAAGCAGTATGGAGAGTTTACTGGAGATGACATTGATGAAAGGTATTTATATAAGGTAAAGACGTTTTATGACTTTTCTAAGAACTTCATAAAGAAGGAAATGACTTTACTAGATTTTCTGAATAAGGAGGTAATAACTAACTTGTCTGCACTGTTGAATACTTTAGATAATTTCAATTCCATGTACTTTAAGGATAGTTTGATAAGAAAGGCCATGGGTTTCTCATCGGTATTTATAGGTGGTTCTCCATTTAAGGTCCCAGCAGTTTATGCTATGATAAATTACGCAATTTACCATCAAGGTGTCTTCTATCCCCATAAAGGTTTTGAAGGTTATGTTAAGAAATTGTACGAGATTGCTACAAAAATGGGAGTACAATTTAAATTCAGCTTTCAAGTTAATAAGGTTAAAATAGATGGCAATAAAGTTGTAGAAGTCTCGTCGGATAGTGAAAAGGAAAGGGGAGACGTGTTTATATTCAACATGGATTACTTTTACGCTGATAGTTTACTACCAGAGGAGTATAAGGTTATAATAAAAGGTAGAAGATATAAGCTATCGCCATCAGCAATTTTAGCCTACATTGGGATAGAGGATAAGTTGGATTTGCCTCATCATACAGTAGTTATCAACGGTAATTGGAGGGAACACTTCGAGTCCATAGAAAGAAATTCTTTACCTAGCATAGAGAATACTTCTTATTATGTAAGCTATAGGGCGGCAACAGATAAGGAGGCGCGAGACCTAGTTATACTAATACCAGTGGGCACTGGTACCAGCATTAGTAAAGAACTTGTAGATGCAATAATTAGGGATTTGGAGGTTAAGATAGGGAGTAAAATTAAGGCTAATTATCTCAGAGTTTATGGGCCCGAGGACTTCAAACGAGACTACAACGCCTTTGAAGGTGCAGCGTTCGGTCTGGCCCATACCCTAGATCAGACTGGGCCTTTTAGACTTCCAATGAAGAACACTAAGCTGAAGAACTTATATTACGTTGGCCAATATACTCAACCTGGAATAGGTGTGCCAATGGTAACTCTTTCTGCAATGATTGTAAGTAAGAAAATATTGAATGAGTTATCATAG